The Desulfuromonas sp. TF nucleotide sequence AGCACTGCGACCCGGGCACCGGAGTCTATCGCCCTGTCCAGAACAAGGTCAGTCAGCTTTCCGCAGGCATGAACGGAAACAACGAGGTCGTTCGGGGTAAGGGGAATCTGCTCGATTCCTCTCTGCTCAAACCGGACACGCCCGCGTAGACGGGGCCATGTCTCTTCCAGGGCTGCGGCCAGCGCAGCTGCGCTTTCAGGGACGTGCAGGTCGACAGCCAGCGCCTCCGGGGAGCTGTCGTCGAGAAGCAACAGGGTGTAGGCCAGAAGGCCGTGCCCGCAAGCCATATCGACCACCCGCCCTCCTCGGAAACGGCGCCGCACCCTGCGGGCCGTCTCCCAGGCCTCGAAGAGCTCTTTTCGCGGCAGACACCCGGCATGGCAGACGGACCGGCCGAGGCGTTCGAACAGGGTGTCTCCGCCAAATCGGGAGAGGTGGCGGTCGTTGAGGCGATTGCGGGAGGATCGGTCCACGGCACCTACTCAGACTTCTTGAACCGGTCGGCGAGGGCGGCGAAGGGGGAGTGGGCCAGCGAGGGTCGGTCCCGGCGATCGGCTGGGGCGTCTTCGCTGCGCTGCTCCTGCACGCCGCGGGTATGCTCGTGGTCGTGGCAGTAGAGACACAGCAGTTCCCAGTTGCTGCCGTCGGGCGGATTGTTGTCATGGTTGTGATCCCTGTGGTGCACCGTCAGTTCGCGCAGTTTTTTTCCTTCGAATTCGCGGGTGCAGCGGCCGCAGACGTGGGGGAAGAGTTTCAACGCCTTCTCCCGGTATCCGGCCTGGCGCCTCTGCTCTTCCTTGCGCATCTCCGCGACGATCTGGTCATGTCGTGTGGCATCGGAATCGGTCATGATAACTCCTGGATCCTGTTCAGATTGGAACTTCGGGTTCGCAGTTGCGGGGCCTTTCCATTTTTTTCATCACAGGGAGCTACTTTATCAGATGTCGGTGCCAAGATG carries:
- a CDS encoding methyltransferase, encoding MDRSSRNRLNDRHLSRFGGDTLFERLGRSVCHAGCLPRKELFEAWETARRVRRRFRGGRVVDMACGHGLLAYTLLLLDDSSPEALAVDLHVPESAAALAAALEETWPRLRGRVRFEQRGIEQIPLTPNDLVVSVHACGKLTDLVLDRAIDSGARVAVLPCCHNLDEGDTGGLQGWMGGPMAVDATRAARLRSQGYKVYTQTIPVDITPKNRLLLAEPAS
- a CDS encoding YajD family HNH nuclease, with the protein product MTDSDATRHDQIVAEMRKEEQRRQAGYREKALKLFPHVCGRCTREFEGKKLRELTVHHRDHNHDNNPPDGSNWELLCLYCHDHEHTRGVQEQRSEDAPADRRDRPSLAHSPFAALADRFKKSE